The proteins below come from a single Thalassotalea ponticola genomic window:
- a CDS encoding OmpA family protein, translating into MLFNSKNKIMAATLMCVAATGAATAQTFHCSDADNTKQCERPIGWYVGAEFNYNHTDLSSSDVERYYDVNGITADALSFDKSDFGYKAFAGYKFDSLWSLEGGYLDLGDRQLRFKGEYTDQQVFYDTAEDIYPESGKGLFAALMASYSLTENIDVAAKLGIFDWQGKFSTSEFSTQVGSSEISGTDIFYGAEVNYQLDQEWQLYVAVSNFHLNRDTNQQLAVGVRYFFGVDDEAPVLTPPPVIEPIKDSDQDGVFDPDDQCPGSDIRYVVDSVGCTVMEERREQFKLVILYANDSALIDQSYHPRIKALAEFIETYNVQKLAVYGHTSEPGSRSYNQALSERRAQSVAEALHQQFGIDKSVIKPIGLGEDDLVDLGDTEESHARNRRIELTINEMLVLPVEK; encoded by the coding sequence ATGCTTTTCAACTCTAAAAATAAAATCATGGCAGCAACACTAATGTGTGTTGCTGCTACAGGGGCAGCTACTGCACAGACGTTTCATTGCAGTGATGCTGACAATACAAAGCAGTGCGAAAGGCCAATTGGTTGGTATGTTGGCGCTGAGTTTAACTACAATCACACAGACCTGAGCTCGTCAGATGTCGAACGATACTATGATGTTAACGGTATTACCGCAGACGCGCTCAGCTTTGATAAATCTGATTTTGGCTATAAAGCCTTTGCTGGTTATAAGTTTGACTCCTTGTGGTCGCTAGAAGGCGGTTATCTTGATTTAGGTGATCGTCAATTGCGGTTTAAAGGTGAGTACACTGATCAACAGGTATTTTATGATACCGCAGAAGATATCTATCCTGAATCGGGCAAAGGTTTGTTTGCCGCTTTAATGGCTTCCTATTCGTTGACCGAAAATATTGACGTCGCAGCAAAGCTGGGAATTTTTGATTGGCAAGGAAAGTTCTCGACCTCTGAATTTAGCACTCAGGTTGGTAGCAGTGAGATATCTGGTACGGATATTTTTTACGGTGCTGAAGTCAATTATCAGCTGGACCAAGAGTGGCAGTTATATGTGGCTGTCAGTAATTTCCACTTAAATCGCGATACCAATCAGCAACTGGCTGTGGGGGTTCGCTATTTCTTCGGTGTTGACGATGAGGCGCCTGTGCTGACACCACCGCCTGTTATCGAACCAATTAAAGATAGCGATCAAGACGGTGTCTTTGATCCCGACGATCAATGCCCTGGCAGCGATATTCGCTATGTGGTTGACAGTGTGGGTTGTACTGTAATGGAAGAGCGAAGAGAACAGTTTAAACTGGTGATTCTCTATGCCAATGACAGTGCGTTGATCGATCAGTCATATCACCCACGCATTAAAGCATTAGCCGAATTTATCGAAACTTATAACGTACAAAAACTAGCGGTTTATGGTCATACATCTGAACCTGGTAGTCGCTCATATAACCAAGCCTTGTCAGAACGTCGAGCTCAGTCAGTCGCCGAAGCCTTGCATCAACAGTTTGGCATTGATAAGAGCGTTATAAAGCCAATCGGCCTAGGTGAAGACGATCTCGTTGACCTTGGTGATACTGAAGAGTCGCATGCGCGAAATAGACGTATAGAGTTAACAATAAATGAAATGCTGGTGCTGCCAGTAGAAAAGTAA
- the ssb gene encoding single-stranded DNA-binding protein, producing MASRGVNKVIIVGNLGQDPEVRFFPNGGAVCNATVATSESWKDKQTGEQKELTEWHRIVFNGRLAEIAGEYLKKGSKVYIEGSLRTRKWQNQQGQDQYTTEIRANEMQMLDSRNAAGAGAGFAPQQSQGGFNQQQGGFNQQSASKPAMQQGGYQQGGQSNQGNFGGGGYQQGGQANQGGFGGQQQNSQQNQQAKVNPQEPSMDFDDDIPF from the coding sequence ATGGCCAGTCGTGGTGTAAATAAAGTAATAATTGTTGGTAACTTAGGACAGGATCCTGAGGTGCGTTTTTTCCCAAATGGTGGCGCTGTTTGTAATGCAACAGTTGCGACATCAGAAAGCTGGAAAGATAAGCAAACAGGTGAGCAAAAAGAGCTTACTGAATGGCACCGTATTGTGTTTAATGGTCGCCTAGCAGAAATTGCAGGTGAGTACTTGAAAAAAGGCTCAAAAGTTTATATTGAAGGCAGCTTACGCACTCGTAAATGGCAGAACCAACAAGGTCAGGATCAATACACTACTGAAATTCGTGCTAACGAGATGCAAATGCTCGATTCGCGTAATGCCGCAGGTGCTGGTGCAGGTTTTGCACCACAGCAATCTCAAGGTGGCTTTAATCAGCAGCAAGGTGGCTTCAATCAGCAGTCAGCCAGCAAGCCAGCGATGCAACAAGGTGGTTATCAACAAGGTGGTCAGTCGAATCAAGGCAACTTTGGCGGCGGCGGATACCAACAGGGTGGTCAAGCTAACCAAGGCGGTTTTGGTGGACAACAGCAAAACAGTCAACAAAATCAGCAAGCAAAAGTGAATCCACAAGAACCATCAATGGATTTTGATGACGATATCCCATTTTAA
- a CDS encoding YjgN family protein has protein sequence MDIEQNNTENLEPTFTKSNFSFHGNAVEFFGIWIVNVLLTIVTLGIYSAWAKVRTNRYIHGNTEVDGHRFDYLATPWQILKGRLIAVAIFALYWIVSTVSPVGGVLLGLGFLFLTPFLICSSMRFKMRMSSYRNVRFDFTGRYGQAAINFILLPVLSVFTLYLLLPWAFKRIDQFIVSNTKYGNKQFDTNLSTGTYYEASLLTLFIALGVGIVFFVALAMFGLNPEMMADQAALSGVMTFVIFAVYIIFFTFIQAFYKAMIRNHIFASSKIDGVAKFDSHFTFSSLAFLQLTNLLALIFTFGLAYPWTRIRSIRYNVNRTDIYLDKRRQLVFDDLEQSPSATTDEIANVFDVDVALT, from the coding sequence ATGGATATCGAACAGAATAACACGGAAAACCTTGAGCCAACCTTTACCAAATCAAATTTTAGCTTTCACGGCAACGCCGTCGAGTTTTTTGGTATTTGGATAGTCAATGTTTTACTAACCATTGTCACTCTAGGCATTTATTCAGCTTGGGCTAAAGTCAGAACCAATCGCTATATTCATGGCAACACCGAAGTCGATGGCCATCGCTTTGATTATTTGGCAACACCTTGGCAAATTTTAAAAGGTCGTTTGATTGCCGTTGCTATTTTTGCTTTATATTGGATTGTTTCAACAGTGTCGCCCGTTGGCGGCGTGCTTCTAGGTTTAGGTTTTTTATTTCTTACGCCATTTTTGATTTGCTCGAGTATGCGCTTTAAGATGCGTATGAGCAGTTATCGAAATGTGCGCTTTGACTTTACTGGCCGTTATGGACAAGCGGCAATTAACTTTATCCTGCTGCCAGTGCTATCGGTATTTACCTTGTATTTGTTATTGCCTTGGGCGTTTAAGCGGATTGACCAATTTATTGTGAGTAATACTAAGTACGGTAACAAGCAATTTGATACTAACTTATCTACCGGCACTTATTATGAAGCATCATTACTTACCCTGTTTATCGCTTTAGGTGTAGGTATTGTTTTCTTTGTTGCATTAGCTATGTTCGGACTTAATCCAGAGATGATGGCAGACCAAGCCGCTCTATCTGGTGTTATGACTTTTGTTATTTTTGCCGTTTACATTATTTTCTTTACCTTTATTCAGGCTTTTTATAAAGCAATGATTCGCAACCATATCTTTGCATCGAGCAAAATTGACGGGGTAGCTAAATTTGATTCGCACTTTACTTTCTCAAGTTTAGCGTTTCTTCAACTAACCAACTTGTTAGCATTAATCTTTACTTTTGGCTTGGCTTATCCTTGGACACGGATTCGCAGTATACGATACAACGTAAATCGCACAGATATTTATCTCGATAAGCGTCGTCAACTGGTATTCGATGATCTTGAACAAAGTCCGTCGGCAACCACAGATGAAATAGCGAATGTCTTTGATGTAGATGTAGCCTTAACGTAA
- a CDS encoding M48 family metallopeptidase, with amino-acid sequence MQIFANFYQAGSDSCQLVTLYLQPQGIVIHSPAFDGARLYTYAEFNLSAKLANLPTQIVIPDLGTIEFRNEAEFEQRLRSYHHPNKPWLHWFERSPSFWLVCVLMVPLLFYAYVEHLVPAVAKSLVSVLPYSVSQHVEDQTLQIMQEHFVTDSNLTTEQKTQLLHQFEQLLAKLQLSHDKYRLLFNKSDLYGANAFALPGGAVVITDDLYQMFVDNPEVINAIFLHEIAHVEYQHGLQGIAETITTSLMLNYFLGDLQGMAELLSASSITLLQNNFSRTLESEADDYALAKMAELGLSVEDFIVVMTELEQAAGAEPDMLKYFSTHPHFKERIEKAKKAIDRQ; translated from the coding sequence ATGCAAATATTTGCTAACTTTTACCAAGCTGGCAGTGATAGCTGCCAGTTGGTCACTTTGTACCTTCAACCTCAGGGTATTGTCATTCATAGCCCTGCATTCGATGGAGCACGGTTATACACTTATGCTGAGTTCAATCTATCAGCAAAATTGGCTAACTTGCCTACTCAGATCGTCATTCCTGACCTCGGCACCATTGAATTTCGAAATGAAGCTGAATTTGAACAACGCCTTCGCTCCTATCACCATCCTAATAAGCCTTGGCTACATTGGTTTGAACGCTCACCTAGTTTTTGGTTGGTCTGTGTGTTGATGGTGCCGTTATTATTTTACGCTTATGTAGAACACCTAGTACCAGCAGTGGCTAAATCACTAGTGTCGGTACTACCTTATTCCGTATCGCAACATGTGGAAGATCAGACCTTGCAAATCATGCAAGAACATTTTGTTACTGACTCCAATTTAACCACAGAGCAGAAAACGCAATTGTTGCATCAGTTCGAGCAGTTACTTGCAAAGTTACAGCTGTCACACGACAAGTATCGTCTGTTATTTAACAAATCAGACTTATATGGTGCTAACGCTTTCGCTTTACCAGGAGGTGCCGTAGTAATTACCGATGATCTTTATCAAATGTTTGTCGACAATCCTGAAGTAATAAATGCGATTTTTTTACATGAAATTGCTCATGTGGAATATCAACATGGCCTGCAAGGCATAGCCGAAACAATAACTACCAGCTTAATGCTTAATTATTTTTTGGGTGATTTACAGGGCATGGCAGAGCTTTTATCTGCAAGCTCGATAACCTTATTACAAAATAATTTTTCTCGAACGCTAGAAAGTGAAGCCGATGACTATGCGTTAGCTAAAATGGCGGAGTTAGGTTTATCGGTAGAAGACTTTATTGTGGTCATGACTGAACTCGAGCAAGCAGCAGGGGCAGAGCCTGACATGCTGAAATATTTTAGTACCCATCCGCATTTTAAAGAGCGGATTGAAAAAGCTAAAAAAGCGATTGATCGTCAATAA
- a CDS encoding outer membrane beta-barrel protein, translating to MYKYAILALTLSTSQAMAEVSNTGKVYAELDALYFSSPGDFDGEQTMGLTLGYSLSERHSLEAELQVNGLDSQKYGFEADADLITYLLGYRYNFKSDGKLTYFAGFGVGYSQAEYFIDSENTVEQNVTIGFARVGLDYDFSANAYLSAELRYQHIPDLDKNQLNYDIGGVPVVGISFGYRF from the coding sequence ATGTATAAATATGCAATTTTAGCTCTCACTCTCTCTACCTCACAAGCCATGGCCGAAGTGTCGAACACTGGTAAGGTGTATGCCGAACTTGATGCACTATATTTCTCTTCTCCAGGCGACTTTGATGGTGAGCAAACAATGGGATTAACGCTTGGCTATTCTTTGTCAGAACGCCACTCGTTAGAAGCTGAGCTTCAAGTTAATGGCTTAGACTCACAAAAGTACGGGTTTGAAGCTGACGCTGATTTGATCACGTATCTATTGGGATATCGATATAATTTCAAAAGTGATGGTAAGTTAACATACTTTGCGGGTTTTGGAGTGGGTTATAGCCAAGCTGAATATTTTATTGATTCTGAAAACACGGTTGAACAAAATGTAACGATTGGGTTTGCTCGTGTTGGCCTAGATTATGATTTTAGTGCGAATGCTTATCTATCAGCAGAGTTAAGGTATCAACACATTCCGGATCTCGATAAAAATCAACTTAACTATGACATTGGTGGCGTGCCAGTGGTGGGGATTAGCTTTGGGTATAGGTTTTAG
- a CDS encoding LytTR family DNA-binding domain-containing protein: MTVLIWQLQTVGVIFTVLIVHVLLQARLLDQFRNSWVKLLISALIGSAVYSPVGLAIDIYLAGETIPKDVTTELFDEFMGYAPPTALIWMALNTPWLLGYKLYKSTDAVTDVGESRREKQKPSIEPVTVRTEPKANALFELMPASIGNDIIYIEAELHYLKVVTVLGECMVLFSLREASTLLPSDTGFMCHRSYWVSKAHIRKFRQMGRLGKVTMSNDTEVPVSKRKLSDFKSWAKGEYWLS, encoded by the coding sequence TTGACAGTTCTAATATGGCAATTGCAAACAGTCGGGGTGATATTTACCGTGCTTATCGTCCATGTTTTATTGCAAGCTCGTCTGTTAGACCAATTCAGAAATAGTTGGGTTAAGCTGCTTATATCTGCTTTAATTGGCAGTGCAGTCTACTCTCCTGTGGGGCTAGCCATCGATATATACCTTGCGGGTGAAACCATACCTAAGGACGTTACCACTGAATTATTTGATGAATTCATGGGCTACGCACCGCCCACAGCTTTAATTTGGATGGCTTTGAATACACCGTGGTTATTAGGCTATAAACTTTACAAGTCAACTGACGCGGTTACTGATGTAGGCGAAAGTAGACGGGAAAAACAAAAACCAAGCATTGAGCCTGTTACTGTTCGTACCGAGCCTAAAGCAAACGCTCTTTTTGAACTTATGCCGGCCAGTATTGGCAACGACATTATATATATTGAAGCAGAGCTCCATTATTTAAAAGTCGTTACCGTACTCGGTGAGTGCATGGTGTTGTTTAGCCTACGAGAAGCAAGTACCTTGTTACCGAGTGATACAGGGTTCATGTGTCACCGTTCGTACTGGGTCAGTAAAGCCCACATCAGAAAATTTCGGCAAATGGGGCGATTAGGCAAAGTCACCATGTCAAATGATACAGAAGTACCAGTAAGCAAAAGGAAGTTAAGTGACTTTAAGAGCTGGGCAAAAGGAGAATACTGGCTGTCTTAG
- a CDS encoding NAD(P)H-dependent oxidoreductase codes for MNHPIITDLQQRYTAKRYDSSKRISHDKLDIIYEALRLSASSINSQPWKFIVIESDAAKQRMDSTFANMFQFNQPHIMAASHIILFAHNPKYSRDDFAKVIDKGIADGRTAKTDRDAAFAAFAFVELNTDSHGFNSEWTKAQTYIALGNCLHTLARLKIDSTTMEGIDSALIGEVFADELDGYVCNVALAIGYHHPTEDYNATLPKSRLDIDSVITII; via the coding sequence ATGAATCACCCTATTATTACCGACCTTCAACAGCGCTATACAGCAAAGCGTTACGATAGCAGTAAACGCATAAGTCACGATAAACTCGACATCATATACGAAGCCTTGCGTTTATCCGCATCATCGATAAACTCCCAGCCTTGGAAGTTTATTGTGATTGAAAGTGATGCTGCGAAACAACGCATGGACTCAACGTTTGCCAATATGTTTCAGTTCAACCAACCTCATATCATGGCAGCCTCACATATCATTTTATTTGCACACAATCCCAAATACAGTCGCGATGACTTTGCCAAAGTTATCGACAAAGGTATTGCTGATGGTCGCACCGCAAAAACTGACCGCGACGCAGCATTTGCAGCCTTTGCATTTGTAGAACTAAACACCGACAGCCACGGTTTTAACTCTGAGTGGACCAAAGCACAAACCTACATTGCACTGGGGAATTGCTTACACACCTTGGCTAGATTAAAGATTGATTCAACGACGATGGAAGGCATCGACAGCGCGTTAATTGGTGAAGTGTTTGCTGACGAACTCGACGGTTATGTTTGCAACGTGGCGTTGGCAATCGGTTATCACCACCCAACCGAAGATTATAATGCCACGCTTCCTAAATCGCGTTTAGACATAGATTCGGTGATCACCATTATATAG
- a CDS encoding tryptophan 2,3-dioxygenase translates to MPCPYHNNNKRDLEEGIHSDFSTDMSYADYLCLEQVLNAQKPLTNEHDEMLFITIHQASELWIKLAGYEISSAINSLNNGDFGQAFKVIARVKQIFVQLTQSWGVLSTLTPVDYLKFRDALGRSSGFQSYGYRKLEFLLGNKNIDMLKVHKSNEQAYQELSQICAEPSLYDHAIKALATAGFNIDQQCLERDFNQPYKANESVLEAWLGVYHHSEEYFELYELAEKLMDIEDAFQNWRFKHMYTVQRIIGNKQGTGGSSGVGFLKKALDISFFPELLELRTRL, encoded by the coding sequence ATGCCTTGCCCTTACCATAATAACAATAAACGCGATCTCGAAGAGGGTATTCATAGCGACTTTAGCACTGATATGTCTTATGCGGACTACTTGTGTTTAGAGCAGGTTCTCAATGCGCAAAAGCCGTTAACCAATGAACATGATGAAATGCTATTTATTACCATTCATCAGGCCAGCGAATTATGGATAAAGCTCGCTGGTTATGAAATATCAAGCGCGATAAACAGTTTGAATAATGGAGATTTTGGCCAAGCGTTTAAAGTAATCGCCCGGGTAAAACAAATCTTTGTTCAGTTAACCCAATCATGGGGCGTGCTATCCACACTAACACCGGTCGATTACTTAAAGTTTCGCGATGCGCTTGGTCGCTCATCGGGGTTCCAATCATACGGTTATCGCAAGCTTGAGTTTTTACTGGGCAATAAGAATATCGATATGCTTAAAGTCCATAAAAGTAACGAGCAAGCTTATCAAGAGCTCAGCCAGATATGTGCAGAGCCAAGTTTATACGACCACGCCATTAAAGCTTTAGCTACTGCGGGTTTCAATATTGACCAACAATGCTTAGAGCGCGACTTTAACCAACCCTATAAAGCCAATGAATCCGTGTTGGAGGCGTGGCTAGGTGTCTATCATCACAGTGAAGAATACTTTGAGCTATACGAACTGGCGGAAAAGCTAATGGATATTGAAGATGCCTTTCAAAACTGGCGATTCAAACACATGTATACGGTTCAACGCATCATTGGCAATAAACAAGGAACCGGTGGTTCCTCAGGTGTCGGATTCTTGAAAAAAGCACTCGATATCAGTTTCTTTCCTGAGCTATTAGAATTAAGAACACGACTATAA
- a CDS encoding NAD(P)/FAD-dependent oxidoreductase produces MAKMDKPRIAIAGAGPVGSLLAVMLARKGYPIDLFESRPDSRQTNIYQGKSINLALSDRGWLALQSVGIDEQVREQAIAMYCRIMHDKQGNLTEFPYGKENQAIWSVSRAGINQQLLDIAEQQDNVSIHFEHHLSDVDFDTMHSTYRHQQQPKHYQSELLFGADGAFSKVRRLAQELPGKRISYSLEYMPTSYMEFTINASEDGRHRMEKHALHIWPRGKFMLIALPNPDGSFTCTLFLDHQGELSFESLDNEEKVSAFFNENFADAMDLLEDPVQQFLAKRPSSLCLVHIFPWVFNNTVALIGDAAHAMVPFYGQGMNCGFEDCRILNQLEHQYNGDWQQILPAYQHARKANGDAIIELAKRNFYEMSELSADATFLLRKKIEAAFNQRHPELWTPLYSMVTFSPHIPYSEALRVGDIQQQIMDQIMQIENIEQCWQEPHVYEKLHQLAVAKLEIE; encoded by the coding sequence ATGGCTAAAATGGATAAACCTCGGATTGCGATAGCCGGCGCCGGCCCTGTCGGTAGTTTATTAGCCGTGATGTTGGCGCGAAAAGGTTACCCAATTGATCTATTTGAGTCACGCCCCGACTCGCGACAAACCAATATTTATCAAGGCAAGTCGATTAACCTAGCCTTGTCCGATCGAGGTTGGCTGGCGCTGCAATCGGTAGGTATAGACGAACAGGTGCGCGAGCAAGCTATCGCCATGTATTGTCGCATTATGCACGACAAGCAGGGCAACTTAACCGAGTTTCCTTACGGTAAAGAAAATCAAGCGATTTGGTCTGTCTCCCGTGCCGGTATCAACCAACAATTACTCGATATTGCCGAGCAACAAGACAATGTGTCAATACACTTTGAACACCACCTGAGCGACGTTGATTTTGATACAATGCACAGTACGTATCGCCATCAACAGCAGCCAAAACACTATCAAAGTGAATTGCTGTTTGGTGCTGACGGCGCATTTTCTAAAGTTCGTCGTTTAGCGCAAGAGTTACCCGGTAAACGGATTAGCTATTCACTCGAATATATGCCAACCAGCTATATGGAGTTTACCATTAACGCCAGTGAAGACGGGCGTCATAGAATGGAAAAACACGCCCTGCACATCTGGCCTCGCGGCAAGTTTATGCTGATCGCCCTACCCAATCCAGATGGTTCTTTTACTTGTACGTTGTTCCTTGACCATCAAGGTGAATTGAGTTTTGAATCGCTCGATAACGAAGAAAAAGTCAGCGCATTTTTTAACGAGAACTTTGCCGATGCGATGGATTTACTCGAAGATCCGGTTCAGCAATTTTTAGCCAAACGCCCGTCTAGTTTGTGTCTGGTACACATTTTCCCTTGGGTGTTTAATAATACCGTGGCATTAATTGGTGATGCCGCCCATGCCATGGTTCCGTTTTATGGACAAGGCATGAACTGCGGATTCGAAGATTGTCGCATACTCAATCAGTTAGAACATCAATACAACGGAGATTGGCAACAAATTTTGCCCGCTTACCAACACGCCCGTAAAGCCAATGGTGATGCCATCATTGAGCTTGCCAAAAGAAATTTTTACGAAATGAGTGAGTTATCAGCTGATGCCACATTTTTACTGCGTAAAAAAATTGAAGCGGCCTTTAACCAACGCCATCCTGAACTTTGGACCCCCTTGTACTCTATGGTCACCTTCTCGCCACACATACCGTACAGTGAGGCCTTGCGAGTTGGTGACATACAACAGCAAATCATGGATCAGATCATGCAAATCGAGAATATCGAACAATGCTGGCAAGAACCTCATGTTTATGAAAAACTACATCAATTAGCAGTGGCAAAACTGGAGATAGAATAA
- the kynU gene encoding kynureninase yields the protein MLHELAIKLDNAALNADSIEQLSAQTPLSLTDAYRVQALSIEQRLARGEQLVGYKMGFTSRAKMEQMGVDDLIFGRLTDAMIVEQGQCITLNEYVHPRAEPEIAFKLKAPLSGVVTKQQALDAIEAIAPAIEIIDSRYRNFKFSLADVIADNCSSSGFIIGQWRDAKTDISQLQMDLLIDGKVCESGDSRAILDHPLNSLIEAARCIGEFGEELKPGQIILAGAATAAVALQPGTHVSVEVETLGSCGFYTGFDMNFENSAQYAQNMDANDPLASYRDQFHQPQINDKPVLYFTGNSLGLAPKAAKEYVNEELDQWAKWGVEGHFHAKNPWVSYHELLTPQSAHIVGANESEVVCMGSLTNNLHLLFVSFYQPTAQRFKIIAEAKMFPSDRYLLETQVRHHGFDPDTAIIEVAPRKGKHLIEEQDIIDTIKQHGDEVALVFFGGVNYFTGQVFDMQKITHAAHQVGAYAGFDLAHAAGNIELHLHDWQVDFAAWCTYKYLNASPGNTAALFVHERHGNNTSINRFGGWWGHDKQRRFLMEPSFQPMQGAEGWQLSNAPVMGMAILKASLDMFDQVGMPALRNKSLKLTSYLEFVFNDIVSQFDTVALEIITPTDINKRGCQLSVKLVGTDKTFFDALTNQGVICDFREPDVIRLSPTPLYNSFSDIYQFGQVLKELLLSWQENEGNYHG from the coding sequence ATGTTACATGAATTAGCAATTAAATTAGATAACGCGGCACTCAACGCCGACAGCATTGAGCAACTGTCTGCTCAGACTCCTCTGTCATTAACCGATGCCTATCGCGTACAGGCGTTGAGTATTGAACAACGCCTTGCCCGAGGCGAGCAATTAGTGGGGTATAAAATGGGTTTTACCTCACGCGCTAAAATGGAGCAAATGGGGGTTGATGATCTGATTTTTGGCCGATTAACTGATGCGATGATCGTTGAGCAAGGTCAGTGTATTACTCTCAACGAATACGTTCACCCTCGCGCAGAGCCCGAAATCGCATTCAAGTTAAAGGCGCCATTATCAGGGGTGGTAACCAAGCAACAGGCCCTCGATGCAATTGAAGCTATCGCCCCAGCAATTGAAATTATTGATTCTCGCTATCGCAATTTTAAATTTTCGCTGGCGGATGTCATTGCCGACAATTGCTCAAGTAGTGGTTTTATCATTGGCCAATGGCGCGATGCCAAGACCGACATAAGTCAATTGCAAATGGATTTATTGATTGATGGCAAAGTGTGCGAAAGCGGTGACAGCCGCGCGATCTTAGATCACCCGTTAAACTCTCTTATTGAAGCTGCTCGCTGTATTGGCGAATTCGGTGAAGAGCTAAAGCCTGGACAAATTATTTTGGCCGGCGCAGCGACGGCTGCGGTGGCGTTGCAACCCGGGACGCATGTGAGTGTCGAGGTTGAAACGCTGGGTAGCTGTGGCTTTTACACCGGTTTCGATATGAACTTTGAAAACAGCGCACAATACGCGCAAAACATGGATGCTAACGACCCCTTAGCCAGTTATCGGGATCAATTTCACCAGCCTCAAATTAATGACAAACCGGTTCTGTATTTTACCGGAAACTCCCTCGGCCTAGCGCCAAAGGCGGCGAAAGAGTATGTCAACGAAGAGCTTGACCAATGGGCTAAATGGGGTGTTGAAGGTCACTTTCACGCAAAAAATCCATGGGTTAGTTACCATGAACTACTAACACCGCAATCGGCACATATCGTCGGCGCAAACGAGTCTGAAGTTGTATGCATGGGCTCGTTAACCAATAACCTCCACCTGCTCTTTGTGTCGTTCTATCAACCGACTGCACAGCGTTTTAAAATAATCGCTGAAGCGAAAATGTTTCCCTCCGATCGGTATCTATTAGAAACACAGGTACGCCATCACGGCTTTGATCCCGATACGGCCATCATTGAAGTGGCGCCACGCAAAGGTAAGCATTTGATCGAAGAGCAAGACATTATTGACACCATAAAACAACACGGTGACGAAGTCGCGTTGGTCTTTTTTGGTGGGGTGAACTACTTTACTGGGCAAGTCTTTGATATGCAGAAAATTACTCATGCTGCACATCAAGTGGGAGCCTATGCCGGTTTCGATTTAGCACACGCTGCTGGCAATATTGAGTTGCACTTACACGACTGGCAAGTCGACTTCGCCGCCTGGTGCACCTATAAATATTTAAATGCCAGCCCTGGTAATACCGCTGCGTTGTTTGTGCATGAAAGACACGGCAACAACACTTCGATAAATCGGTTTGGCGGTTGGTGGGGACACGACAAACAACGACGCTTTTTGATGGAGCCAAGCTTTCAACCGATGCAAGGAGCCGAAGGCTGGCAATTGAGCAACGCGCCAGTTATGGGTATGGCAATACTAAAAGCTTCCTTAGATATGTTTGACCAAGTCGGTATGCCGGCGCTGCGCAATAAGAGTTTAAAACTCACCAGTTACTTAGAATTTGTTTTTAACGATATCGTTAGCCAATTTGACACTGTGGCGCTTGAAATCATCACACCGACGGATATTAATAAGCGAGGTTGTCAGCTGTCGGTAAAATTAGTGGGGACCGATAAGACCTTTTTTGATGCGTTAACCAACCAAGGCGTTATTTGTGATTTTCGCGAGCCCGATGTGATTCGTTTATCACCAACGCCACTTTACAATAGCTTTTCTGATATTTACCAATTTGGTCAAGTACTTAAAGAGCTTTTACTGTCGTGGCAAGAGAACGAGGGTAACTATCATGGCTAA